The window cGTTTagataattacaaaaaaaaaaacaaaaaatcatctCATTTATGTAGGGTTACATTAACGAGGTCGAAACCTTGTTTGAGCAGCAATGGACCCgagcaaaaaaaaagctaatcgTGGGAGACAAATAGAAGAAGTTCAGGGGGTTGCAAACTGGTCGGAGATATGTCTCGACTTGCTGAGATGTGTTTTCAAACGCTTGAGTTTCACATCTCTTAATCGAGCTAAATCGGTTTGTTCTTCGTGGCACTCTGCTTCGAGAGGCTGCGTCCCTAACCAAAATCAGATTCCATGGCTGATTCTCTTCCCTCCCAACGACAGTAGTTGTGTATTGTTTGTTCCGGAGGATCAAGACAAAGTTTACAGAAGTAGAGATCTTGGTGTTGACTTTGCCCAGAGCCGTTGTCTGACGACTTGTGGTAGCTGGCTCTTGTTGTTGAATCCTCTCATGGATCTCTACATTCTCAATCCTTTAACTGCTGAGAGGATTGATCTACTCGATACTCAATCTTTTAGATTAGGATGCTTACAATACGACCAAGCATGTTTTCGGATagacaacaaaaccaaatattaCCTAGTTGTAATGTTGCGCTCTTGTGTGTTTACCAAGAAAGGAGATAACAAGTGGCACGACCTTCCTCTCTTCGAATATTATGAAGATTTTGTCTAAAATCACAAGGATCAAAAGCTCTACCTTCACTATGCCAGTGATCTTGTCAATATTTGGGATCTATCAGGAGATCATCTACGCAAAGATGGGGCTGTGTATCTTGACTATTTCTGCTTCAATCATTATGATTTCCCCTCTTTTcctaatgaagaagatgatgaactcTATTGGGAAAAGTTACGTGGCTCCAGGACACGCATTGCAGTCACAGAGTCCGGAGATTTTTTGATGGTATCAAGTATAGTACAACACTGCAACACATGGTATTTTCGCATTTACAAGACGAAACAGGTGGGAGGCAAGTGGGTAAAAATAGATTCTTTGGGAGA is drawn from Camelina sativa cultivar DH55 chromosome 1, Cs, whole genome shotgun sequence and contains these coding sequences:
- the LOC104702958 gene encoding putative F-box protein At4g17565, which produces MDPSKKKANRGRQIEEVQGVANWSEICLDLLRCVFKRLSFTSLNRAKSVCSSWHSASRGCVPNQNQIPWLILFPPNDSSCVLFVPEDQDKVYRSRDLGVDFAQSRCLTTCGSWLLLLNPLMDLYILNPLTAERIDLLDTQSFRLGCLQYDQACFRIDNKTKYYLVVMLRSCVFTKKGDNKWHDLPLFEYYEDFV